TTCACGTGTAACAGTATTTATTTTCACTGAATCTGTCACAACATTATAATCGCCTTCGACTAAATTTTCACTGGCTTCAGGTACAACATGGGCTCGTCGATGCAAAGCTTTCATTCTCGCTAACAACGTTAACGGGCTAAATGGTTTAGTTACATAATCATCCGCCCCCATTTCTAAACCAATCACTTGATCACTCTCTGAGTCTTGGGCGGTTAACATGATAATGGGTGTTTCTTTCGATATCTTCCGCATTTCGCGACAAATATGCATCCCATCCATAGATGGTAAATTCAAATCTAATATAACTATATCCCATATATTAGGTTCTTTACGATAGGCTTCAAAGCCTTCTGCGCCATCGTGGTAAAAACTAGCTGTAAATGCTTCTTTTTCAAAAAACATTGACATCATTTCGCAAACTGATTCATTATCTTCAATCATTAATATATTCATGGTCGTCTCCTTTATCCATTTTTTCAAATATTTATACCTATTATACACCATTTCCACTAAAAATTTGAATGATTGAAGTTGTCTCTTAATTTTGTATGGATGATGAAAGCACTCGAATAACCTTGTCAGCGATTCGAGTGCTTTTTATTGAAGGAAATTACTTATGCATTGAAAGAATTATTTTTCGATTAGGATTTCTTTTATTGAGACGTAGCAACTGGCTCTTGGACTGTATTTTCAATTGGGGCTGTATCTTGCTTAGGTTCTTCCTTTTTAACTTGCTCCTTACGATCCTTTGAGCCATTATCCGGTCGTTTTTCAAGTAACGTTAAATCATTGACTAAACACTCGATGACATAAACGTCTTTGCCTTCGCCATTTTTATAGCTTCGGCTTTGCATGCGGCCGTATATACCGACACGGTGTCCTTTTTGACAGAAACGTGCTAACAATTGTGCCTGTCTCCCCCAAGCAATAATAGGGATAAAATCCGTGACAACTTCTCCATTATTGTTTCCATGCGTGCGACTAATAGCAATAACATTATTAACCACTAAACCTGTGGTGCCTACTTCTTTCAAATTGACCGGGCGGGTAAGTCGACCGATTAAAATGACATGATTCATCCAATCACTCCTTTAATGTTTATACTAATAAATACACTAAAAAGAGCGAATTCCACTTTTTTATTTTAAAAAACTTGATATTTAATAAATTCTTTAGATTTTATCCGCAATTTCAATGATTTTGCGCAAGCGATGATTAACGCCCGACTTAGAAATAGGTCCTCCAGGAATCTGTTCGCCCAGCTCTTTGAGACTTAGATCAGGATTTTCTAAGCGAAATTGTGCCATCACGCGTAACTTATCTGGTAGCGTAGATATTCCTTGGTGCGCATCAATTTGTTTAATGGCTTCTAACTGGCGTTGCGAGGCATCGATTACTTTATTAAGATTCGCATTCTCACAATTAACCAAGCGATTCACTGAATTACGCATATCACGTACAATACGCACATCTTCAAATTTCAATAACGCCCGATTCGCTCCAATAATACCTAAGAAATCAGAAATCTTTTCTGCTTCTTTGATATAAGTAATATAACCATTACGACGATGGATGGTCTTCGCATTCAAATTGAAATCATTCATCATTTGACAAATATCCTCATTATGTGACTCATAACTCGAATAGATTTCTAAGTGATAACTACTTGTTTCCGGATTATTGACTGAACCACCCGCTAAAAACGCCCCTCTTAAATACGAGCGTTTCTTTTGTTCATTTTGCATAATATCATCAGAAACTTCCATACTTAATACATTACCATCCATAATATTTAACGACTGAAGCATTTCAGGCACTTGATGACGCGAACGGACGATATAGACATTATTCTTTTTTAACTTCATTTTTCGTCTAACAATTAATTCGCCATCCGTTTTAAAATGATCCTTCATTAAAGTGTAAATTCTTCGAGCAATGGCAGCATTCTCGCTTTGGACATTTAAAATCATTTGTTGTTGATAAATATTAACAGCCCCATTCATGCGGATAAGGGCTGTTAATTCTGCTTTTGCATGTTCTCTATGTACCTCTAACAAAGTACATTCTTTCTTGATTTCAGAGGCAAAGGTTGCCATTTCTACCTCTCCTATGCTTCTTTAATATTTTTTTGTTTTGCTATGCGATTTAATTTCGTCGTTTCTAATAAATGAGCCAACTCAGAAACCACATTATTTGTATCATGATAGGCACCGCCATCTTTCATACTTAAAAAGTTATTAGAAATAACCCGACAGCCCTCTTTACGTAAGCCAATAAAATCATGCTTAACTTGTAATAAATATTCTTCATTTTTCTGATTGACAATATAATCATTGGGTACTTCTGTTGTGTTAACCAAGACCGTATCAATAAACGGATGACCTAAATGTTGATGTAAAACTTCAACGTGATCAGCATCGGTAAAATTTTCCGTTTCACCTAATTGTGTCATGATATTACAAATATAAACCACTTCAGCTTCCGTTTGATTCACGGCATCTTTTATGTCCTGAATCATTAAATTAGGCAAGATACTCGTATATAAACTGCCTGGGCCGATAACGACCATATCAGCTTCTAAAATTGCTTCGACTACTTTAGGAGAAGCAT
This window of the Fundicoccus culcitae genome carries:
- a CDS encoding response regulator transcription factor is translated as MNILMIEDNESVCEMMSMFFEKEAFTASFYHDGAEGFEAYRKEPNIWDIVILDLNLPSMDGMHICREMRKISKETPIIMLTAQDSESDQVIGLEMGADDYVTKPFSPLTLLARMKALHRRAHVVPEASENLVEGDYNVVTDSVKINTVTREAVYLDKPIENLTPKEFDLLVMFAKNPRRVFSREQLLKSIWEDPFYGDERTVDAHIKKLRQKIELVGPQLIQTVWGVGYKYEEPGDN
- a CDS encoding single-stranded DNA-binding protein; this encodes MNHVILIGRLTRPVNLKEVGTTGLVVNNVIAISRTHGNNNGEVVTDFIPIIAWGRQAQLLARFCQKGHRVGIYGRMQSRSYKNGEGKDVYVIECLVNDLTLLEKRPDNGSKDRKEQVKKEEPKQDTAPIENTVQEPVATSQ
- the whiA gene encoding DNA-binding protein WhiA, translated to MATFASEIKKECTLLEVHREHAKAELTALIRMNGAVNIYQQQMILNVQSENAAIARRIYTLMKDHFKTDGELIVRRKMKLKKNNVYIVRSRHQVPEMLQSLNIMDGNVLSMEVSDDIMQNEQKKRSYLRGAFLAGGSVNNPETSSYHLEIYSSYESHNEDICQMMNDFNLNAKTIHRRNGYITYIKEAEKISDFLGIIGANRALLKFEDVRIVRDMRNSVNRLVNCENANLNKVIDASQRQLEAIKQIDAHQGISTLPDKLRVMAQFRLENPDLSLKELGEQIPGGPISKSGVNHRLRKIIEIADKI